The proteins below come from a single Carnobacterium divergens DSM 20623 genomic window:
- the uhpT gene encoding hexose-6-phosphate:phosphate antiporter, producing the protein MLDFLKNVPVPKSTLTISEQRKRWFKEFMKPFFVVVMIYITMYLIRNNFKAAQPLLKSQLGFTTTDLGYIGFTFSIVYGFGKFILGYIVDGKNTKKILSVLLFLSSLTVLCMGFLFTMNHVPLGWIVVLWSLNGLFQCVGGPSCASVITQWTTKKNRGRYIGLWNASHNIGGGLAGIFAIWCAQTFFKGNVAGMFILPAVVAGVIAVITFFIGKNRPEDLGWASSEEIFEEPVEEANQEAEDMTKWQIFKKYLLTNPWIWLLCVSNVFVYIVRIGIDNWAPLYVTEHLNFSNEAAANTIFYFEMGALVGCLAWGYISDFLKGRPALVATISSFLLPIGIIGYQFGTTELIINGSLFMLGMMIFGPQLLINISMLGFVPKKATVVAGGLLGAFAYLFGDSMAKILLAKISDPTQAGVKLFNTVLHGWGDTFIIFYIAVVIIIVLLGTVAFAEEKRIRQAKIEV; encoded by the coding sequence ATGTTAGATTTTCTAAAAAATGTTCCTGTTCCAAAAAGTACATTAACCATTTCAGAACAGCGGAAACGTTGGTTTAAAGAATTTATGAAACCGTTTTTTGTAGTGGTGATGATTTATATCACTATGTATTTGATTCGGAATAATTTTAAAGCAGCGCAGCCATTATTAAAAAGCCAGTTAGGGTTTACTACTACTGATTTAGGCTATATTGGTTTCACTTTTTCAATTGTCTATGGTTTTGGTAAGTTTATTTTAGGCTACATTGTTGATGGAAAGAATACGAAGAAAATTTTATCTGTGCTTTTATTTTTATCTTCTCTAACTGTTTTATGTATGGGTTTTCTATTTACGATGAATCATGTACCACTTGGCTGGATTGTTGTACTTTGGTCATTGAATGGTCTCTTTCAATGTGTTGGTGGACCTAGTTGTGCTTCTGTTATTACGCAATGGACGACTAAGAAAAATCGAGGACGATATATTGGTTTATGGAATGCATCGCATAATATTGGCGGCGGCTTAGCGGGAATTTTTGCTATCTGGTGTGCGCAAACATTCTTTAAAGGAAATGTAGCCGGGATGTTTATTTTGCCCGCTGTTGTTGCGGGTGTAATTGCTGTGATTACTTTTTTTATTGGAAAAAACCGTCCAGAGGATTTAGGCTGGGCATCTAGCGAAGAAATCTTTGAAGAGCCTGTTGAAGAAGCAAATCAAGAAGCAGAAGATATGACAAAATGGCAAATTTTCAAAAAATACCTTTTAACGAATCCTTGGATTTGGTTATTGTGTGTGTCGAACGTTTTTGTGTACATCGTGAGAATTGGAATTGATAATTGGGCACCATTGTATGTCACGGAACACTTGAACTTTAGCAATGAAGCAGCAGCGAATACGATTTTTTACTTTGAAATGGGTGCGCTAGTAGGCTGCTTAGCTTGGGGATATATTTCTGATTTCTTAAAGGGACGTCCAGCATTAGTTGCAACGATCAGTAGTTTTTTATTACCGATTGGGATTATTGGTTATCAATTTGGGACGACTGAATTGATTATTAATGGATCATTGTTTATGTTGGGGATGATGATTTTTGGTCCACAATTATTGATCAATATCTCAATGCTTGGTTTTGTCCCTAAAAAAGCAACGGTTGTCGCAGGTGGATTGCTAGGAGCATTTGCGTATTTGTTTGGTGATTCAATGGCAAAAATTTTACTAGCAAAAATTTCAGATCCAACTCAAGCAGGTGTGAAGTTATTTAATACAGTTCTTCATGGGTGGGGTGATACATTTATTATTTTCTATATCGCTGTTGTGATTATTATTGTATTATTAGGAACGGTTGCATTTGCAGAAGAAAAACGAATTCGACAAGCTAAAATAGAAGTATAA
- a CDS encoding PTS sugar transporter subunit IIB: protein MEIKITLVCAGGMSTSILVQKMQKAATQFYPNDTIRIVASAESKFKKLADETDILLLGPQVMYMKKKIEEQYADKGFPIVVINSVDYGMINGEKILNEAIHLVRK, encoded by the coding sequence ATGGAAATCAAAATAACGCTTGTATGTGCAGGTGGAATGTCTACAAGTATTTTAGTTCAAAAAATGCAAAAAGCGGCTACCCAATTTTATCCTAATGATACGATTCGTATCGTGGCTTCAGCAGAAAGCAAGTTTAAAAAATTAGCAGATGAAACGGATATTTTATTACTAGGCCCGCAAGTAATGTATATGAAGAAGAAGATCGAAGAACAGTACGCAGATAAAGGTTTTCCAATCGTTGTTATTAATAGTGTCGATTACGGCATGATAAATGGTGAAAAAATATTAAACGAAGCAATTCATTTAGTCAGAAAATAA
- a CDS encoding PTS sugar transporter subunit IIC yields MKWAKIQENMQVVMGKFTSNRYIQALSDGLMTLFPLMIVGAMSSLLYALPIKGYQSFITSTGIAKAINIPYGITTGLIAIYAAYMIGYKLADSFDKDGAMGGILSLMAFFVVTPITIFDEKIQTLNMQYLGSQGLFVAIIVSLIASRIYVLILDQKWEIKLPESVPPTVSNSFNSLIPGIVIAVIFVVISQLVALTAYGNAHDLIIQLIQGPLQKLGANLPAALVLVFLMQFLWFLGIHGSMATMAILYAVYYPLDLANLNAFNAGSPLPYIVTMSFIMQQKGAHNLAFAILLAFKTKSTQLKTVGRLGLLPAVFGISEPLKFGVPMILNPYILVPMIGAPMVNIVISYFAIAAGWVPRLNGVMVPTGMPEIVKGIFMGGWQLVVLNVVLLVVSILIYLPFVGMLDTNKVKAEAVFEKES; encoded by the coding sequence ATGAAATGGGCTAAAATACAAGAAAACATGCAAGTAGTGATGGGGAAATTCACCAGTAATCGGTACATTCAAGCCCTGTCTGATGGTTTGATGACATTATTTCCATTAATGATTGTTGGCGCGATGTCTTCGTTGTTATATGCACTGCCGATAAAAGGCTATCAAAGCTTCATTACGTCAACGGGGATTGCAAAGGCGATTAATATTCCATATGGAATTACAACGGGTCTGATTGCGATTTATGCGGCTTATATGATAGGGTATAAATTAGCAGATTCATTTGATAAAGATGGTGCAATGGGGGGGATTCTGAGTTTAATGGCCTTCTTTGTTGTAACACCGATTACGATATTTGATGAGAAAATTCAAACATTAAACATGCAGTATCTAGGTTCACAAGGATTATTTGTTGCCATTATTGTAAGTTTAATTGCAAGTCGTATTTACGTATTAATTTTAGACCAGAAATGGGAAATCAAGCTTCCTGAAAGCGTTCCTCCAACAGTTAGCAATTCTTTTAATAGTTTGATTCCAGGTATTGTCATTGCAGTTATTTTTGTAGTGATCAGTCAATTAGTGGCACTGACTGCCTATGGAAATGCCCATGACTTGATTATTCAATTGATTCAAGGTCCATTGCAAAAACTAGGCGCGAATTTACCAGCAGCATTGGTTTTAGTTTTCTTAATGCAATTTTTATGGTTTTTGGGAATTCACGGTTCAATGGCGACAATGGCTATTTTATATGCGGTTTATTATCCATTAGATTTAGCCAATTTAAACGCATTTAATGCAGGCTCACCGTTACCGTATATTGTGACAATGTCTTTTATCATGCAACAAAAAGGCGCACACAATTTAGCCTTTGCCATTTTATTAGCCTTTAAAACCAAAAGTACCCAGTTAAAAACAGTCGGACGTTTAGGGTTATTGCCAGCTGTTTTTGGAATTAGTGAGCCACTGAAATTTGGTGTTCCAATGATTTTAAACCCGTATATCTTAGTTCCGATGATTGGTGCTCCGATGGTGAATATCGTGATTTCTTATTTTGCTATTGCAGCGGGCTGGGTGCCTCGTTTAAACGGCGTTATGGTGCCAACAGGTATGCCTGAGATTGTCAAAGGAATCTTTATGGGTGGTTGGCAGTTAGTTGTGCTAAATGTCGTTTTATTGGTGGTATCCATTCTTATTTATCTACCATTTGTCGGTATGCTAGATACAAATAAAGTAAAAGCAGAGGCAGTTTTTGAAAAAGAGTCATAG
- a CDS encoding sigma 54-interacting transcriptional regulator has protein sequence MKRIQTIYEVLKKQGNKGLTTKEVSSLTSFSRNNVSSDLNELVRMGKARKESGKPVYYFPKEEKKTLSKERGFDLFLIENPSLSKAIEQAKAAVLYPPNGMNTLLLGETGTGKSMFAEMLFSFGKEMKRFTKNEQLISFNCADYSHNPQMLLAQLFGVKKNAFTGANDDRKGLIELANQGVLFLDEVHRLPPEGQEMLFTFMDKGTFRRLGETENERSSQVMIVAATTENPATTLLETFVRRMPMVIKLPNLKSRQLEERFALIKYFINQESAKLKEPITVSVNSLRAFLSYECRHNIGELKSDVQLACAKAYAEYLSNHAEKIQISALDLSEKVNAGLLLEVQHRKLWNKIIGINQRYFEFSGEATHYLEEPIDQQDIYELIDHKKVELTHLGISGKELEENLNKEIHLHFEEYMNQVKKDSNQRYIENLVDQRIISSVERMIQYAESQLETVFGNRVFYGLALHLEKAVSRVKKNHYYENQLFENTEESHPREYQVSYDCIRLFNQEFEIELPISEANYLTLFFVYGNHTKKQVQEVVHVFVVTHGESTATSIVNTVNQLLGEEYGIGFDVPLSEKPQDSLLRIKAYIQTHQIKAPILFMVDMGSLNTFGNEISKTFGIDTQTIQLVSTLHVLEAVRKAMLGYPLQAVYKETLAVNLLIEEELQEHSKKNSIKFAIVTICTTGEGTAKVLKNILTTELNFDEEVLEIIAINLIDKEDIYARLASLSKTYEIICIVSPFHLAFQYPHFDLVEVIEKSKIQEIQQLVDLAETYGKLGKTLAGQLKYVDSEEVVVDVKKLITALTIQFSIESNLNVLIGFAFHLACMIDREFGGEKGTEFLDKEFFMRKHADEIQLIQEALRSIEYKYQINISEDEVCYMVSFFINTH, from the coding sequence ATGAAAAGAATTCAAACAATTTATGAGGTGCTAAAAAAACAAGGAAATAAGGGCTTAACAACAAAAGAAGTCTCTAGTTTAACGTCATTTAGTCGTAATAACGTAAGTTCTGATTTAAATGAACTCGTGAGAATGGGCAAAGCACGTAAAGAGTCGGGAAAACCAGTATATTATTTTCCAAAGGAAGAAAAGAAAACGCTATCTAAAGAGAGAGGATTCGACTTATTTTTAATTGAAAATCCCTCATTGTCCAAAGCAATTGAGCAAGCTAAAGCAGCTGTCTTATATCCCCCCAATGGCATGAATACCTTACTATTAGGCGAAACTGGAACAGGGAAGTCAATGTTTGCTGAAATGTTATTTTCATTTGGAAAAGAAATGAAGCGCTTTACTAAAAATGAGCAGCTAATTAGTTTTAATTGTGCTGACTATAGCCACAACCCACAGATGCTTTTAGCGCAATTATTTGGTGTGAAAAAAAATGCCTTTACTGGGGCCAATGATGATCGCAAAGGCTTGATTGAATTGGCAAATCAGGGAGTGCTATTTTTAGATGAAGTTCATCGATTGCCACCAGAAGGTCAAGAGATGTTGTTTACTTTTATGGACAAAGGGACATTTAGAAGGCTAGGAGAAACAGAAAATGAACGTAGCTCACAGGTGATGATTGTAGCAGCGACAACTGAAAATCCAGCAACTACATTATTAGAAACCTTCGTTAGAAGAATGCCCATGGTAATTAAATTGCCAAATCTTAAAAGTCGACAGTTAGAAGAACGATTTGCACTCATTAAGTATTTTATCAATCAAGAATCAGCAAAACTAAAAGAGCCAATTACCGTTTCTGTAAATTCATTAAGAGCTTTTTTAAGTTATGAATGCAGACATAATATCGGAGAGTTAAAATCAGATGTTCAATTAGCCTGTGCTAAAGCGTATGCGGAATACTTATCCAATCATGCAGAAAAGATTCAAATTTCAGCATTGGATTTATCTGAAAAAGTAAATGCAGGATTATTGTTGGAAGTTCAACATCGTAAACTTTGGAATAAAATTATTGGCATTAATCAGCGATATTTTGAATTTTCAGGAGAGGCAACACACTATTTAGAAGAACCGATTGATCAACAAGATATTTATGAATTGATTGATCATAAAAAAGTTGAATTAACCCACTTAGGGATTAGCGGAAAAGAATTAGAAGAGAATTTAAATAAGGAGATTCATTTACATTTTGAAGAGTATATGAATCAAGTAAAGAAGGATTCGAATCAACGCTATATTGAAAATTTAGTAGATCAACGTATTATTTCGAGTGTAGAACGAATGATTCAATATGCGGAAAGTCAGTTGGAGACGGTATTTGGCAATCGCGTTTTTTATGGATTGGCACTACATCTTGAAAAGGCAGTGTCGCGTGTTAAAAAGAATCATTATTATGAAAATCAGTTGTTTGAAAATACAGAAGAAAGTCATCCGCGAGAATACCAAGTTTCTTATGACTGTATTCGGTTATTCAATCAAGAATTTGAAATTGAATTGCCAATCAGTGAAGCCAATTATCTAACGCTATTTTTTGTGTACGGCAACCATACAAAAAAGCAAGTTCAAGAAGTAGTACACGTTTTTGTAGTCACTCACGGAGAGTCGACAGCAACCTCTATTGTGAATACAGTCAATCAATTATTAGGTGAAGAATACGGGATTGGATTTGACGTACCTCTATCTGAAAAACCACAAGACTCGCTTCTTCGAATTAAAGCGTATATTCAAACGCATCAAATCAAGGCGCCTATTTTATTTATGGTGGATATGGGATCGTTAAATACTTTTGGAAATGAGATTAGTAAGACCTTTGGGATAGACACTCAAACGATTCAATTGGTGTCCACTTTACATGTTTTAGAAGCAGTCCGAAAAGCCATGTTGGGCTATCCCTTGCAAGCTGTCTATAAGGAAACCCTAGCCGTTAATCTTTTGATTGAAGAGGAACTTCAAGAGCATAGTAAAAAAAATTCAATCAAATTTGCTATCGTAACGATTTGTACAACGGGTGAAGGAACGGCAAAAGTCTTAAAAAATATACTAACAACAGAATTGAATTTTGATGAAGAGGTACTTGAGATTATTGCAATCAATTTAATTGATAAGGAAGATATTTATGCAAGACTAGCCAGTTTGTCCAAAACTTATGAAATTATCTGTATAGTGAGTCCTTTTCATTTAGCTTTTCAATACCCTCATTTTGATTTAGTAGAGGTGATTGAAAAATCTAAAATCCAGGAGATTCAGCAATTAGTTGATTTGGCAGAAACCTATGGGAAATTAGGAAAGACGCTAGCTGGACAGTTGAAGTATGTTGATTCAGAGGAAGTTGTGGTGGATGTAAAGAAACTGATTACAGCTCTAACAATTCAATTTTCGATCGAATCAAATTTAAATGTGTTGATTGGATTTGCTTTTCATTTAGCGTGTATGATTGATCGAGAGTTTGGTGGCGAAAAAGGGACAGAATTTTTAGATAAAGAATTTTTCATGAGGAAACATGCAGATGAAATTCAATTAATTCAAGAAGCATTAAGAAGTATTGAATACAAATATCAGATCAACATCAGTGAAGATGAAGTGTGTTACATGGTTTCATTTTTTATCAATACACATTAA
- a CDS encoding sugar-binding transcriptional regulator, with translation MEKEKQQLSIEVARLYYQSDFSQQEIATKLKISRPTVSRLLTYAKEKGFVQIKVTDPFADLETLGNKIKEKYNLLEAHVVFSPTAKYQIITEYISKFAAEYLESHVKNGDILGVSWGTTMYEIARKITPQQVKGVEVVQLKGSISHSDVNNYANETLALFAEGFQTTARNLPLPVVLDNVVAKELVEQDRHIHQIIEMGKKATIAMFTVGTVRDEALLFRLGYFNNQEVHFLKENAVGDICSRFFDKKGNISDKEINQRTIGIELADLRKKEQSILVAGGERKVEAINGALVGNYANVLIIDQFTAAELLAY, from the coding sequence GTGGAAAAAGAAAAACAACAGCTGAGCATTGAAGTTGCAAGACTTTACTATCAATCTGATTTTAGCCAACAAGAAATTGCAACCAAACTAAAAATTTCTAGACCGACAGTATCCAGACTGCTCACGTATGCAAAAGAAAAAGGCTTTGTGCAAATCAAAGTAACCGATCCTTTTGCTGATCTTGAAACATTAGGAAATAAAATCAAAGAGAAGTACAATTTATTAGAGGCTCATGTTGTTTTTTCACCAACAGCAAAGTACCAAATCATCACAGAATACATTAGTAAGTTCGCTGCTGAATACCTAGAATCCCATGTTAAAAATGGTGATATTTTAGGTGTAAGTTGGGGAACAACAATGTACGAAATTGCTAGGAAAATAACACCACAGCAAGTAAAAGGTGTGGAAGTTGTACAATTAAAAGGCAGCATTAGTCATTCAGACGTGAACAATTATGCAAATGAAACGTTGGCGCTATTTGCTGAAGGATTTCAAACGACAGCACGTAATTTGCCATTACCAGTGGTATTGGATAATGTTGTGGCTAAAGAACTAGTGGAGCAAGATCGCCATATCCATCAGATCATTGAAATGGGTAAAAAAGCGACGATTGCCATGTTTACGGTAGGAACAGTTCGTGATGAAGCATTGTTATTTCGACTAGGTTACTTTAACAATCAAGAAGTTCATTTTCTAAAAGAGAATGCTGTTGGCGATATTTGTTCACGCTTTTTTGATAAAAAAGGCAATATTAGTGATAAAGAGATTAACCAACGAACAATTGGGATAGAATTAGCAGACTTGCGTAAGAAAGAGCAGTCTATTTTAGTTGCGGGTGGCGAGCGAAAAGTCGAAGCAATTAATGGTGCTTTAGTTGGAAATTATGCGAATGTATTAATTATTGATCAATTTACGGCTGCAGAATTATTAGCCTATTAA
- a CDS encoding tyrosine-protein phosphatase gives MNYPKLIVTRENKILTIDWSSFSSDIYQLWIGTEPNNETKVLQIAEKQDFIKIKAEFPIYFFRVLLKNGTEFFTREGLVDLEGTVNFRDYGGWQGSDGKNVVFGKLYRSDVLSQLTSQDLEYIQNQLGIKTVIDYRNEAEREANPDREWSEATFYHLDPNADMAAIASNTSEKSVAMHQKHSFKEMLETVEGRAKIKKLKANMIEQYRQFVLSPQSLTVYRKVIQLHLKEENTPILQHCKGGKDRTGFGVAVILLLLGVSEKDVATDFFLTDEYRKEHIASRMKLYKKYTEDKEVLDNLRALTSSEPEYLAATFEAIKEIYGSFDQFVQEGLKISQEEIKSLRSLYLV, from the coding sequence TTGAACTATCCAAAATTAATTGTAACACGCGAAAATAAAATTTTAACGATTGATTGGTCGAGTTTTAGCAGCGATATTTATCAGTTATGGATTGGTACAGAGCCTAATAATGAAACGAAAGTGTTACAAATAGCTGAAAAACAAGATTTTATTAAAATCAAAGCAGAATTTCCAATTTATTTTTTCCGAGTATTATTGAAAAATGGAACAGAATTTTTTACTCGGGAAGGTTTAGTTGATTTAGAAGGAACCGTTAATTTTCGAGATTATGGAGGTTGGCAGGGATCTGATGGGAAAAATGTTGTTTTTGGTAAATTGTATCGGTCAGATGTCTTGTCTCAACTAACTTCGCAAGATCTTGAGTACATTCAAAACCAATTAGGTATTAAAACCGTGATTGATTACCGTAATGAAGCAGAACGAGAGGCTAATCCTGATAGGGAATGGTCAGAAGCTACGTTTTATCACTTAGATCCCAATGCGGATATGGCTGCAATTGCCTCAAATACTTCTGAAAAAAGTGTTGCAATGCATCAAAAGCATTCATTTAAAGAAATGTTAGAAACAGTTGAAGGCCGAGCAAAAATCAAGAAACTAAAAGCCAATATGATTGAACAATATCGTCAATTTGTTTTATCCCCACAATCTTTAACCGTTTATCGTAAAGTGATTCAGCTTCACTTGAAAGAAGAAAATACACCTATTTTACAACATTGTAAAGGTGGAAAAGACCGAACTGGATTTGGTGTTGCTGTCATTTTATTATTATTGGGTGTTTCTGAAAAAGATGTAGCAACAGATTTCTTTTTAACAGACGAGTATCGTAAAGAACATATCGCCAGTCGGATGAAACTTTATAAAAAATATACTGAAGATAAAGAGGTATTAGATAATTTACGGGCATTAACGTCTTCAGAACCTGAATATTTGGCGGCTACATTTGAAGCAATTAAAGAAATTTATGGAAGTTTTGATCAGTTTGTTCAAGAAGGATTAAAGATTTCGCAAGAGGAAATTAAGTCATTAAGGTCTTTGTATTTAGTCTAA
- a CDS encoding PTS lactose/cellobiose transporter subunit IIA, whose product MNLEQAVMQIIVGAGNARSLAMEAIDIAQSGEIQEAKAKLEEANEKLNEAHNGQTALLTKEASGERVEVTLLLIHGQDHLMNAMTVRDLADKFVGLYDKMRGN is encoded by the coding sequence ATGAATTTAGAGCAGGCAGTGATGCAGATTATTGTAGGGGCAGGAAATGCAAGAAGTTTAGCGATGGAAGCAATTGACATAGCTCAATCAGGTGAAATTCAAGAAGCAAAAGCAAAATTAGAAGAAGCCAATGAAAAATTAAATGAGGCCCATAACGGTCAAACAGCGTTACTTACAAAAGAAGCTAGTGGCGAAAGGGTCGAAGTGACATTGCTTTTGATTCACGGGCAAGACCATTTAATGAACGCCATGACGGTTCGTGATTTAGCAGATAAATTTGTTGGGTTATATGACAAGATGAGGGGGAATTAA
- a CDS encoding adenylosuccinate synthase yields MSSVVVVGTQWGDEGKGKITDFLSENAEVIARYQGGDNAGHTIKFDGVTYKLHLIPSGIFYKEKISVIGNGVVVNPKSLVTELAYLKDKNIDTDNLRISDRAHVILPYHIHLDQLQEDSKGDQKIGTTIKGIGPAYMDKAARVGIRVADLLDKEIFAERLRINLEEKNRQFVKMFESTPIEFDDVFEEYYEYGQQIKKYVCDTSVILNDALDAGKRVLFEGAQGVMLDIDQGTYPFVTSSNPVAGGVTIGSGVGPSKIDKVVGVCKAYTSRVGDGPFPTELFDEVGQQIREVGKEYGTTTGRPRRVGWFDTVVMRHAKRVSGITNLSLNSIDVLSGLETVKICTSYERNGETIFHYPASLKELAECTPIYEELPGWSEDITGCRTLEELPANARNYVHRVSELVGVRISTFSVGPDRNQTNVLESVWAQI; encoded by the coding sequence ATGTCTTCAGTAGTAGTTGTGGGAACACAATGGGGCGATGAAGGAAAAGGTAAGATTACAGATTTTTTAAGTGAAAATGCGGAAGTGATTGCACGTTACCAAGGTGGCGATAATGCAGGACACACAATCAAATTTGACGGTGTGACGTACAAATTACACTTAATTCCTTCAGGTATTTTCTATAAGGAGAAAATTAGCGTTATAGGAAATGGCGTTGTGGTAAACCCAAAATCACTTGTAACTGAATTGGCTTACCTAAAAGATAAAAATATTGATACGGATAATTTACGTATCTCAGATCGCGCACATGTTATTTTACCTTATCATATCCACTTGGATCAATTGCAAGAAGATTCAAAAGGAGATCAAAAAATTGGAACAACCATTAAAGGGATTGGTCCAGCATATATGGATAAAGCAGCACGTGTTGGGATTCGAGTTGCTGATTTATTAGACAAAGAAATTTTTGCTGAACGCTTACGTATTAACTTAGAAGAAAAAAATCGTCAATTCGTTAAAATGTTTGAGTCAACACCTATTGAATTTGATGATGTTTTTGAAGAGTATTATGAATATGGTCAACAAATTAAAAAATATGTATGTGATACATCCGTTATTTTAAATGATGCATTAGATGCTGGCAAACGTGTTCTTTTTGAAGGCGCACAAGGCGTAATGCTAGATATCGATCAAGGAACGTATCCATTTGTTACGTCTTCAAACCCTGTTGCCGGTGGTGTAACAATCGGGAGTGGCGTTGGTCCATCTAAAATTGATAAAGTTGTAGGGGTATGTAAAGCTTATACAAGCCGCGTTGGTGACGGTCCTTTTCCAACTGAATTATTCGATGAAGTGGGTCAACAAATTCGTGAAGTAGGGAAAGAATACGGTACTACAACAGGACGCCCTCGTCGTGTGGGTTGGTTTGATACAGTTGTAATGCGTCATGCAAAACGTGTTTCTGGAATTACAAACTTATCTCTTAATTCAATTGATGTTTTAAGTGGGTTAGAAACAGTTAAAATTTGTACCTCTTACGAACGTAACGGTGAAACAATTTTCCATTATCCAGCTAGCTTAAAAGAATTAGCTGAATGTACACCGATTTATGAAGAGTTGCCAGGTTGGAGTGAAGATATTACGGGATGTCGTACCCTTGAAGAATTACCGGCTAATGCACGTAACTATGTGCACCGCGTTTCTGAATTAGTAGGCGTTCGCATTTCAACATTCTCAGTAGGCCCAGATCGTAACCAAACGAATGTCTTAGAAAGTGTTTGGGCACAAATTTAG
- a CDS encoding tyrosine-protein phosphatase — MEVTNFRDLGGLKTEDGKTIKHRKLLRSGDLSNLSSQTVNELINDYKLATIVDFRREFEIQQSPDTKIPKAAYINLDILGKMGAKNSSLEDFARLKSIDAVDNHMKEVYTDLILNPGAQEGFKEFMEIIVANKTGSTVFHCFAGKDRTGYAAALILALLGVPEEEIMNDFLLTNTERKQANDQLLDTFRDKGMDEEEIAALSTALYVKPAYLDYAFSLIKDQYETVLNYAEQALDFDKEKVSQLRSLYLEA, encoded by the coding sequence ATGGAAGTTACAAATTTTAGAGATTTAGGTGGATTAAAAACAGAAGATGGAAAAACAATCAAACATCGTAAACTTTTGCGTTCAGGTGATTTATCAAATTTAAGCAGTCAAACAGTCAATGAGCTGATAAATGATTATAAGCTGGCAACAATTGTTGATTTTAGAAGAGAATTTGAAATTCAGCAGTCTCCAGATACAAAAATTCCAAAAGCAGCTTACATTAATCTTGATATTTTAGGGAAAATGGGTGCTAAAAATTCATCCCTAGAAGATTTTGCTCGATTAAAATCAATTGATGCAGTAGATAATCATATGAAAGAAGTTTATACAGATTTGATTTTAAACCCAGGGGCGCAAGAGGGATTTAAAGAATTTATGGAAATTATTGTTGCGAACAAAACAGGTTCTACCGTATTTCATTGTTTTGCAGGAAAAGATCGTACTGGTTACGCAGCAGCTTTAATTTTAGCTTTGCTAGGAGTTCCAGAAGAGGAGATTATGAACGATTTTTTACTAACAAATACAGAAAGAAAACAAGCCAACGATCAGTTATTGGATACCTTTAGAGATAAGGGAATGGATGAGGAAGAAATAGCTGCTTTGTCAACAGCTTTGTATGTAAAACCAGCATATTTAGATTATGCTTTTTCCTTAATTAAAGATCAGTATGAAACGGTTCTAAATTATGCTGAACAAGCTTTAGACTTCGATAAAGAAAAAGTGAGTCAATTAAGATCACTTTATTTAGAAGCTTAG